In Patescibacteria group bacterium, one DNA window encodes the following:
- a CDS encoding GGDEF domain-containing protein, which yields MTISKDLRYRIGFWISGLIGLAVIILLLWHLRDMRLVCAAEMSSFIYFVAVLLVGSLLLSGWAVRKIIVNHAIYTRELEARTHKMRELAMVDGLTKAYNHRYFEHQLEKEWERFERYQHALACVMIDLDNFKSVNDTFGHRGGDIVLRGIADLLRENLRDVDIISRYGGEEFTIIFFEKPNTVGGLRKMMEKIRRKIAAKRFDLGEQKIQITASLGGALVPNPKIISPEQLVHFADKAMYFSKQNGKNASAIFGEAGCC from the coding sequence GTGACAATCTCCAAAGATTTACGCTACCGGATTGGTTTTTGGATAAGCGGATTAATTGGTCTCGCCGTCATCATACTTTTGCTTTGGCACTTGCGGGACATGCGCCTGGTTTGCGCTGCGGAAATGTCGAGCTTCATTTATTTCGTGGCTGTTTTATTGGTCGGCAGTTTGCTGCTTTCGGGCTGGGCAGTGCGTAAGATTATCGTGAATCACGCGATTTACACGCGCGAGCTGGAAGCGCGAACGCACAAGATGCGCGAGCTCGCTATGGTCGACGGACTAACCAAAGCCTACAACCATCGTTATTTCGAGCACCAGCTGGAAAAAGAGTGGGAGCGTTTCGAGCGTTATCAGCATGCTTTGGCGTGTGTGATGATTGATCTCGATAATTTTAAAAGCGTGAATGACACTTTCGGACATCGCGGTGGTGATATTGTTTTGCGCGGCATCGCTGACTTGCTCCGGGAAAATTTGCGCGATGTCGATATTATTTCGCGCTACGGCGGCGAGGAATTCACGATTATCTTTTTCGAAAAACCGAATACAGTCGGCGGTCTGAGAAAAATGATGGAGAAAATTCGGCGCAAAATTGCCGCCAAGCGATTTGATCTCGGTGAACAAAAAATTCAAATCACCGCGAGTCTGGGCGGTGCGCTCGTGCCGAATCCGAAAATTATCTCGCCGGAACAGCTCGTGCATTTTGCCGACAAAGCGATGTATTTCTCGAAGCAAAACGGCAAAAACGCGAGCGCAATTTTCGGGGAAGCGGGCTGCTGCTAA
- the uvrC gene encoding excinuclease ABC subunit UvrC produces MDKIKNVLRKLPGVPGVYQFFDATGKIIYIGKAKSLKNRVKSYFQKNSKTPKIERLLAVAADLKWIETNSESEALTLEANLVKEFQPKFNALLRDDKHFLYFKITREDFPQILAVRKIEKDGAKYFGPKTDSRALRETIALVQKLFKVRTCNLGLRATDSGVEVCKKTLKYPCLFAHINFCAAPCAAKISREKYAEQVAAAVDFLAGDSSKILANLRAAMAQAAAGKKFELAGQLRDQITAIENSSARQLASAADLVSRDVVGVKIDFKKAYFALLQIRAGKLIDAKNFVFAVGESELPEILESFLTQFFAISTEVPPEILLPTQIENSAALEKWLAEKRGGRVQILFPQKGAKSNLLALAEKNAAAFAVQNKAKFENATERTIGAAAELARHLGIANELKRIEAYDISHFAGDATVGAMVVLERGEPKNSDYRHFKIRTLQKGEVDDFASLAEVLGRRMNYLIPQSLPGCKIRRAKKADTEILAKSKLCDFTTGAPLSKQSDFLVAECAGKVVAHAQIHEWKAEQIFGLYGVWVDAKYRGQRLGQRVVRELLRKTKAKKVYLNCPAQLADYYAEIGFQEIRKVPIFLEKSLREFCSRNPESPFSEQIFMVWERRTAVQDPSFAQSPQLVVLDGGKGQLSAVLKKVQFPPSVAVVGLAKKYEEIFRLRDGKFEKIILPRDSLALFLLQRIRDEAHRFANSLREKLQNSWKK; encoded by the coding sequence GTGGACAAAATTAAAAATGTGCTTCGCAAATTACCGGGTGTACCTGGCGTTTATCAATTTTTCGACGCGACCGGCAAAATCATTTACATTGGCAAAGCCAAAAGCTTAAAAAATCGGGTTAAAAGCTATTTTCAAAAAAATTCCAAGACGCCGAAAATCGAGCGTTTGCTCGCGGTCGCGGCTGATCTGAAATGGATCGAGACCAATTCCGAGAGCGAAGCACTCACGCTCGAAGCGAATTTAGTCAAAGAATTTCAGCCGAAGTTCAATGCGCTGCTGCGTGACGACAAGCATTTTCTCTATTTCAAAATTACGCGTGAGGATTTTCCGCAGATTCTCGCGGTGCGCAAAATCGAAAAAGACGGCGCGAAATATTTCGGTCCGAAGACCGATTCGCGGGCGCTGCGCGAGACGATTGCGCTCGTCCAAAAACTTTTCAAAGTACGCACCTGCAATCTTGGTTTGCGCGCGACGGATTCCGGCGTGGAAGTTTGCAAAAAAACGCTGAAATATCCCTGTCTTTTTGCACACATCAATTTCTGTGCCGCGCCCTGTGCTGCCAAAATTTCCCGCGAAAAATACGCCGAGCAGGTCGCTGCCGCCGTCGATTTTCTCGCCGGGGATTCCTCCAAAATTCTCGCCAATCTGCGTGCCGCAATGGCGCAAGCCGCGGCTGGTAAAAAATTCGAGCTGGCGGGTCAGCTGCGTGATCAAATCACGGCAATCGAAAATTCCTCCGCGCGCCAACTCGCGAGCGCGGCTGATTTAGTCTCGCGCGATGTCGTCGGTGTCAAAATCGACTTCAAAAAAGCGTATTTCGCGCTGCTCCAGATTCGTGCGGGCAAACTTATCGACGCCAAAAACTTCGTCTTCGCGGTCGGCGAGAGCGAGCTACCCGAGATTCTCGAAAGTTTCCTGACCCAATTTTTCGCCATCTCGACCGAGGTTCCGCCCGAGATTTTACTGCCGACTCAGATTGAAAATTCCGCGGCACTGGAAAAATGGCTGGCGGAAAAGCGCGGTGGGCGCGTCCAAATTTTGTTTCCACAAAAAGGCGCGAAGTCGAATTTGCTCGCGCTGGCGGAAAAAAACGCTGCCGCTTTCGCCGTGCAAAATAAGGCGAAATTCGAGAACGCGACTGAGCGGACGATTGGTGCGGCGGCGGAATTGGCGCGTCACTTGGGGATTGCAAATGAACTCAAGCGCATCGAGGCTTACGACATTTCCCACTTCGCCGGCGATGCGACGGTCGGCGCGATGGTCGTGCTGGAACGCGGCGAACCAAAAAATTCCGATTACCGTCATTTCAAAATTCGCACACTCCAAAAAGGCGAGGTGGACGATTTTGCTTCGCTGGCTGAGGTGCTCGGTCGGCGGATGAATTACCTGATTCCACAGAGTTTGCCGGGCTGCAAAATCCGTCGCGCCAAAAAAGCGGACACGGAAATTCTCGCCAAGTCGAAACTCTGCGATTTCACGACGGGTGCGCCGCTCTCCAAGCAATCCGATTTTCTCGTCGCCGAATGCGCCGGCAAAGTCGTCGCGCACGCCCAAATTCACGAGTGGAAAGCCGAGCAGATTTTCGGGCTTTACGGCGTGTGGGTCGATGCGAAGTATCGCGGTCAGCGGCTCGGTCAGCGCGTCGTGCGGGAGCTACTCCGCAAGACGAAAGCCAAAAAAGTTTATCTCAATTGTCCGGCTCAGCTCGCCGACTATTATGCTGAAATCGGTTTTCAGGAAATTCGCAAAGTGCCTATTTTTCTCGAAAAAAGCTTGCGTGAATTTTGTTCGCGTAATCCAGAGTCGCCATTTTCCGAGCAGATTTTCATGGTGTGGGAACGGCGGACTGCGGTGCAGGATCCTTCCTTCGCGCAGTCGCCGCAGCTCGTCGTACTGGACGGTGGCAAGGGTCAGCTTTCCGCGGTGCTCAAAAAAGTTCAATTTCCACCGAGTGTCGCGGTCGTCGGACTGGCGAAAAAGTACGAAGAAATTTTTCGCTTGCGCGACGGTAAATTTGAAAAAATAATTTTGCCGCGTGATTCACTCGCGCTTTTTTTGCTCCAACGAATTCGTGACGAGGCGCACCGCTTCGCCAATTCCTTGCGCGAAAAATTGCAAAACTCCTGGAAAAAATAG
- the clpP gene encoding ATP-dependent Clp endopeptidase proteolytic subunit ClpP, with translation MHSKKSTPSANYLIPTVIEKSPMGERAYDIYSRLLKDRIVFLGSAIDDGVANNVIAQLLFLENENPKKDITLYIHSPGGHVTAGLAIYDTMQYIQPDVSTVCVGMAASMGAVLLAGGAKGKRFALPNAEIMIHQPLGGMEGQASDIAIHANHILKTKKRLNEILAKHSGASLAQIEKDTDRDNFLSPEDAKKYGRFGLIDAIVTKRQ, from the coding sequence ATGCACTCCAAAAAATCCACTCCGTCTGCGAACTACCTCATCCCGACAGTGATCGAAAAGTCGCCGATGGGGGAACGCGCTTACGACATCTACTCGCGGCTTTTGAAAGACCGCATCGTTTTCCTCGGATCCGCGATTGACGACGGCGTCGCGAACAATGTCATCGCGCAACTGCTTTTCCTTGAAAACGAAAATCCGAAGAAAGACATTACGCTTTACATTCACTCTCCGGGCGGGCATGTCACTGCCGGACTCGCGATTTACGACACGATGCAGTACATTCAGCCGGATGTTTCGACGGTTTGCGTCGGCATGGCGGCGTCGATGGGGGCAGTGCTTTTGGCGGGTGGCGCGAAAGGTAAACGCTTCGCTTTGCCGAATGCGGAAATCATGATCCATCAGCCACTTGGTGGCATGGAAGGTCAAGCGAGCGATATCGCGATTCACGCTAATCACATTCTCAAAACCAAAAAAAGATTGAACGAAATTCTCGCCAAGCACTCGGGTGCTTCGCTCGCGCAAATTGAAAAAGACACGGATCGTGACAATTTCCTCTCGCCGGAAGATGCCAAAAAATACGGCAGATTCGGACTCATCGACGCGATTGTCACGAAGCGTCAATAA
- a CDS encoding MBL fold metallo-hydrolase — protein MKFTSFGGAGGVTGSKHLLEFENGKKLLLDCGLFQGSRKESAIKNRDFPEAVLSADAVILSHAHIDHSGSLPTLVKKGFLKPIYATPATRDLCEIMLQDSAFIHEQDAKFLADKVWPKPEPLYTRADALAAMERFQTKKYDEVFEPVPGVQIRFIEAGHILGSAQLEIEFTEGGVKKRLGFTGDLGRKHLPILRDPAQLQNLDVIITESTYGNREHDEFAAVSEELLAVVERTAKRGGKIIIPAFSVERTQEIVYVLHELRTSGKLKFDLPIFVDSPLAVDATEIFKKHRDCYDAETYSDFIEKGKGPFTMQGLEYVREAERSKELNFINYPAIIISASGMCEAGRIRHHLKNNISDPKNSVLIVGFQAENTLGRRLVEKVPEVRIFGQPVARRCEVKILNAFSAHAGGSELFDNIKNSNAKKVICVHGEQASVDFLAARARDELKIEAVVPAEGIAFEI, from the coding sequence ATGAAATTTACCTCTTTCGGCGGCGCGGGCGGAGTGACGGGCAGCAAGCATTTGCTCGAATTTGAAAATGGCAAAAAACTTTTGCTCGACTGTGGATTGTTCCAAGGCAGCCGCAAAGAAAGCGCCATCAAAAACCGTGATTTTCCCGAAGCAGTTCTTTCCGCCGATGCGGTCATTCTTTCGCACGCGCACATCGACCATTCGGGTTCGCTGCCGACTTTGGTCAAAAAAGGTTTTCTGAAGCCGATTTACGCGACTCCGGCGACGCGTGATTTGTGTGAAATCATGTTGCAGGATTCGGCTTTCATTCACGAGCAGGATGCCAAATTTCTCGCGGACAAAGTTTGGCCGAAGCCAGAGCCGCTCTACACGCGTGCTGACGCGCTCGCGGCGATGGAGCGTTTTCAGACCAAAAAATACGACGAAGTTTTCGAGCCGGTTCCCGGTGTGCAGATCCGTTTTATCGAAGCCGGTCATATTCTCGGCTCGGCGCAGCTCGAAATCGAATTCACCGAAGGCGGAGTCAAAAAACGCCTCGGTTTCACCGGCGACCTTGGGCGCAAGCATTTGCCGATTCTCCGTGATCCGGCGCAACTCCAAAATCTCGATGTTATTATTACTGAATCGACTTACGGCAATCGTGAGCACGATGAATTCGCGGCAGTCTCAGAGGAGCTGCTCGCGGTGGTCGAGCGGACGGCGAAACGCGGCGGCAAAATCATCATTCCGGCTTTCTCCGTCGAGCGCACACAGGAAATCGTTTATGTCCTGCACGAATTACGCACGAGCGGAAAATTAAAATTCGATTTACCGATTTTCGTTGACTCGCCGCTCGCGGTGGATGCGACGGAAATTTTCAAAAAACACCGCGACTGCTACGATGCCGAGACATATTCTGATTTCATCGAAAAAGGCAAAGGTCCTTTCACGATGCAAGGACTCGAATATGTGCGCGAAGCCGAGCGTTCGAAAGAGCTGAATTTCATCAACTATCCGGCGATCATCATTTCCGCGAGTGGCATGTGTGAGGCGGGACGCATTCGCCATCATTTGAAAAATAATATTTCCGATCCGAAGAATTCAGTTTTGATTGTCGGTTTCCAGGCAGAAAATACGCTCGGTCGACGGCTTGTCGAAAAAGTTCCCGAAGTACGGATTTTCGGTCAGCCGGTGGCGCGGCGTTGTGAGGTCAAAATCTTGAACGCTTTTTCGGCGCACGCGGGCGGGAGCGAACTCTTCGACAACATCAAAAACTCCAACGCGAAAAAAGTTATCTGCGTCCACGGCGAGCAGGCTTCCGTCGATTTTCTAGCGGCGCGGGCGCGGGATGAATTGAAAATCGAGGCGGTCGTGCCAGCCGAGGGGATTGCGTTTGAGATTTAA
- the pheT gene encoding phenylalanine--tRNA ligase subunit beta — MILSLDWLSDFVDLSQISAENLAEILTERVAEVEHIRTTGCAIPHIVVGQIIKIEPVAGADKIRLTTVDVGAEKLQIICGAQNIFEGAKVPVALVGAVLPGNFKIEKRKMKGVESCGMICSEAELGLKEKSEGIFVLDASAPVGQQFAEFFGGDTIFEIDNHAITHRPDLFGQFGFAREIAVLLNSLTPELTRGLRNRQLALPAVSAKLDCEVAEPKICSRYFALKISGIKIQPSPQKIRARLESCGIRAINNVVDATNFVLLELGQPLHAFDAKKIAGGWLIVRQAKAGEKLTTLDGLTRELGPENLVIADAEKPLALAGVMGGANSEIDESSTEIMLEAASFDAISIRKTSLAFGLRSESSLRFEKRLDPNLPPEAAARFVEILRETCPELMILAQADVKNFTPEKRVLDFSLANLAQKLGQKVSAEQAEKILTGLGFKIQKAGDAAWKVEVPSFRAGRDIEIEIDLIEEVIRHLGFRDLPSEFPLVRMTPPLRSNFRELKIEIENALVGFGFHEIATLSLVSEKLLQHSQQATENAARLQNPPSEDHRFLRDSLLGSVLEVASRNAHNFKNFRLFEVAAIFAPDFTEKNRAVALLVGEENPFLKIRGITEKLFASLKFNTEFGEAVEIPAAAHPGRLNEIKIAGKKIGVVAELHPAIAKNFELPHASWLELDFDALAQIARPPVVAAELPKFPGVPRDLAIVVDRKKTVREVENAILAADAKIQDLQLFDIYEGDKIPADAKSLAFSFEIRDTEKTLAEQEVAEILEKIVANLAAIGAKLRS; from the coding sequence GTGATTCTTTCGCTCGACTGGCTTTCGGATTTCGTCGACCTCTCGCAGATTTCCGCGGAAAATTTGGCGGAAATTCTGACCGAGCGCGTCGCCGAAGTCGAACACATTCGCACGACGGGCTGTGCGATTCCGCACATCGTCGTCGGGCAAATTATCAAAATCGAACCAGTCGCGGGTGCGGACAAGATTCGGCTGACGACGGTCGATGTCGGCGCTGAGAAACTGCAGATTATTTGTGGGGCGCAAAATATTTTCGAAGGCGCGAAAGTGCCGGTCGCGCTGGTTGGCGCAGTTTTGCCGGGCAATTTCAAAATCGAGAAACGCAAAATGAAGGGCGTCGAGAGCTGCGGCATGATCTGCTCGGAAGCAGAGCTCGGACTGAAAGAAAAATCCGAAGGGATTTTCGTGCTCGATGCTTCAGCGCCAGTCGGTCAGCAATTCGCTGAATTTTTTGGCGGAGACACGATTTTCGAAATCGACAATCATGCGATCACGCACCGACCTGACCTCTTCGGGCAATTTGGTTTCGCGCGAGAGATTGCTGTTTTGCTCAACTCGTTAACCCCTGAGTTAACTCGGGGGTTAAGAAATCGCCAGCTCGCGCTGCCCGCAGTTTCCGCCAAGCTTGACTGCGAAGTCGCCGAGCCGAAGATTTGCTCGCGTTATTTCGCGCTCAAAATTTCCGGCATCAAGATTCAGCCGTCACCGCAGAAGATTCGCGCAAGACTGGAAAGTTGCGGTATTCGGGCGATTAATAATGTCGTCGATGCGACGAATTTCGTCCTGCTCGAGCTCGGTCAGCCGCTGCACGCTTTCGATGCCAAAAAAATCGCAGGTGGTTGGTTGATCGTCCGCCAGGCGAAGGCGGGCGAAAAATTAACGACGCTCGATGGTTTGACGAGAGAGCTTGGTCCCGAAAATTTAGTAATTGCCGATGCGGAAAAACCGCTCGCGCTCGCGGGCGTGATGGGTGGCGCGAATTCCGAGATTGACGAAAGCTCGACTGAAATCATGCTCGAGGCGGCGTCGTTTGACGCGATTTCGATTCGCAAAACCTCGCTCGCTTTCGGTCTGCGCAGCGAGTCGAGTCTGCGTTTCGAGAAACGGCTCGACCCGAATTTGCCGCCGGAGGCAGCCGCGCGTTTCGTCGAGATTCTGCGCGAGACTTGTCCCGAGCTTATGATTCTCGCTCAAGCTGATGTCAAAAATTTCACGCCGGAGAAGAGAGTACTCGACTTTTCACTCGCGAATTTAGCTCAAAAACTCGGTCAAAAAGTTTCCGCCGAGCAAGCCGAAAAGATTCTGACTGGACTCGGTTTCAAAATTCAAAAGGCGGGGGACGCGGCTTGGAAAGTCGAAGTGCCGTCATTTCGCGCTGGCCGCGATATTGAGATTGAGATTGATTTGATCGAGGAGGTGATTCGCCACCTCGGTTTCCGTGATTTGCCGAGCGAATTTCCTCTCGTCCGCATGACGCCGCCCCTGCGTTCCAATTTCCGCGAGCTCAAAATTGAAATTGAAAACGCGCTCGTCGGTTTCGGTTTTCACGAGATTGCGACGCTTTCTCTGGTCTCTGAGAAGCTGCTCCAGCATTCGCAGCAAGCAACTGAAAATGCGGCGCGGCTGCAAAATCCGCCGAGCGAGGATCACCGTTTTCTCCGTGATTCTTTACTTGGCAGCGTGCTTGAAGTCGCGTCACGCAATGCTCACAATTTCAAAAACTTCCGCCTGTTCGAAGTCGCTGCGATTTTCGCACCGGATTTTACTGAGAAAAATCGCGCAGTCGCTTTGCTCGTCGGTGAGGAAAATCCTTTCCTCAAGATTCGCGGCATCACGGAAAAATTATTCGCGAGTCTGAAATTTAACACCGAATTCGGCGAAGCCGTGGAGATTCCCGCGGCAGCGCATCCCGGTCGGCTCAATGAAATTAAAATTGCCGGCAAGAAGATTGGAGTTGTCGCGGAGCTACATCCTGCCATTGCCAAAAATTTTGAGCTGCCGCACGCGTCTTGGCTCGAGCTTGATTTCGATGCTTTGGCGCAGATTGCTCGACCGCCGGTCGTGGCTGCGGAATTGCCTAAATTTCCCGGTGTGCCGCGCGATCTCGCGATTGTCGTTGACCGCAAAAAGACAGTTCGTGAAGTCGAGAATGCGATCTTGGCGGCCGATGCGAAGATTCAGGATTTGCAACTTTTCGACATTTACGAGGGCGACAAAATTCCCGCTGACGCGAAGTCGCTCGCTTTCTCATTCGAAATTCGCGATACTGAGAAGACGCTCGCCGAGCAGGAAGTCGCCGAAATTCTCGAAAAAATTGTTGCGAACCTGGCGGCAATTGGCGCAAAATTGCGGAGTTAG
- a CDS encoding peptidoglycan bridge formation glycyltransferase FemA/FemB family protein translates to MEVIRIANLESPQIQEFLAAQNFLPVQQTPLWARFQKSLGVASLRFVVFEQKKVVAFAQVFVRKLPLGLTRLEIPRAPLFHEAWSMEHGTKILDLLIAEITKFAREQKAIFARFDFQQNSGFASPKLRKAREENYPLATIRVDLAQSEPEILAQMKPKGRYNIRLAEKHGVQISAEKSVDTFFALLQKTTTRDGFSGHPKSFYAKLLEQLGENCALLTARQASKPLAAILVTFAGDTATYYFGASDHEFRNLMAPYLIQFEAMKIAKKRGCRFYDFLGVAPQNSVKHHLAGVSDFKKKFGGETVEYPEPRLIVFRPFFYALFRLAKFLRP, encoded by the coding sequence ATGGAAGTTATTCGCATCGCGAATTTGGAAAGTCCTCAAATTCAGGAATTTCTCGCTGCCCAAAATTTTTTGCCGGTTCAGCAGACTCCGCTGTGGGCGCGTTTCCAAAAAAGTTTGGGCGTCGCCAGTTTGCGCTTCGTCGTTTTCGAGCAGAAAAAAGTCGTTGCGTTCGCGCAAGTTTTCGTCAGGAAATTGCCGCTGGGGCTGACGCGCCTAGAAATTCCACGCGCTCCACTTTTTCATGAAGCATGGAGTATGGAGCATGGAACAAAAATTTTAGATTTACTGATTGCGGAAATTACGAAGTTCGCGCGAGAACAAAAAGCGATTTTTGCGCGCTTCGATTTCCAACAAAATTCCGGTTTCGCGTCGCCGAAATTGCGCAAGGCGCGTGAGGAAAATTATCCGCTCGCGACGATTCGTGTCGATCTCGCGCAGTCCGAGCCGGAAATTTTGGCGCAAATGAAACCCAAAGGTCGCTACAACATTCGCTTGGCTGAGAAGCACGGTGTTCAGATTTCCGCTGAAAAATCCGTCGACACCTTTTTCGCGTTGCTGCAGAAGACTACGACGCGCGATGGATTCTCCGGTCATCCCAAAAGTTTTTACGCCAAATTGCTCGAGCAGCTTGGGGAAAATTGCGCACTACTCACGGCGCGCCAAGCTTCCAAACCGCTCGCGGCGATTCTCGTCACTTTCGCCGGTGACACGGCGACTTACTATTTCGGTGCGAGCGATCACGAATTTCGCAATTTGATGGCACCGTACTTGATCCAATTTGAAGCTATGAAAATAGCCAAAAAACGCGGCTGTCGCTTTTACGATTTCCTCGGTGTCGCGCCGCAAAATTCCGTCAAGCATCATCTGGCGGGCGTTTCAGATTTCAAAAAAAAGTTCGGTGGAGAAACGGTTGAATATCCCGAGCCACGACTTATCGTTTTCCGACCGTTTTTTTACGCGCTTTTTCGGCTTGCGAAATTTTTGCGGCCTTAA
- a CDS encoding virulence protein RhuM/Fic/DOC family protein, giving the protein MDNQLTNQIVIYKTPGGEVSLSVKLENETVWLTQASIAELFKIERSVITKHLLNIFKEDELSQDSVCAFFAHTAADGKTYQTKFYSLDAIISVGYRVNSKRATQFRQWATKTLRDHIIKGFTVNSSRLAQVPLARVKEFEQAIALLESARQKSLSSDEAKGLLDVITSYAKTWLLLEQYDKQTLSTTGGKKISKQLQLNHARAAIAELKKKLLAEKQAGEIFGQERGSSFQGVLGNIEQSFDGKDLYPTLEEKAAHLLYFLVKDHPFSDGNKRIGAFLFIVYLAHNNFLINKKGERKLNDNALAALTLLIAESQPRQKDTMVALTVNLLRNKI; this is encoded by the coding sequence ATGGATAATCAACTGACTAATCAGATTGTGATTTACAAAACTCCTGGCGGAGAGGTGTCTTTGAGCGTGAAGCTGGAAAATGAGACTGTTTGGCTCACGCAAGCTAGTATCGCGGAACTTTTCAAAATTGAACGCAGTGTTATCACAAAGCATCTCCTTAATATTTTTAAAGAAGATGAACTGAGCCAAGATTCAGTGTGTGCATTTTTTGCACATACTGCCGCTGATGGAAAAACTTACCAAACTAAGTTTTACAGTCTCGATGCAATCATCTCGGTCGGCTATCGGGTCAACTCCAAACGCGCCACGCAGTTTCGCCAGTGGGCAACCAAAACTCTGCGCGACCACATCATCAAAGGATTCACGGTAAATTCCAGCCGCTTGGCGCAAGTCCCGCTTGCGCGCGTCAAAGAATTCGAACAGGCCATCGCTCTGCTGGAATCCGCCCGGCAAAAATCTCTGAGCAGTGATGAAGCCAAAGGCTTGCTGGATGTCATCACAAGTTATGCGAAAACCTGGCTACTGCTGGAGCAGTACGACAAGCAAACATTGTCGACCACCGGCGGTAAAAAAATCAGTAAACAGCTCCAGCTAAATCATGCCCGTGCAGCAATCGCTGAATTAAAGAAAAAACTCCTTGCCGAAAAACAGGCTGGCGAAATTTTCGGACAAGAGCGCGGCAGCTCTTTTCAGGGTGTTTTGGGAAATATCGAGCAATCATTCGACGGAAAAGATCTCTATCCGACACTGGAAGAGAAAGCCGCCCATCTGCTCTACTTTCTCGTGAAAGATCACCCCTTTTCGGATGGCAACAAACGCATCGGCGCATTCCTTTTCATTGTCTATCTCGCGCACAATAATTTCCTCATTAATAAAAAAGGTGAGCGTAAACTTAATGACAACGCCCTCGCTGCCCTCACTTTGCTAATCGCTGAAAGCCAGCCGCGCCAAAAAGACACGATGGTTGCCCTGACGGTGAACTTATTACGCAATAAAATTTAA
- a CDS encoding MazG nucleotide pyrophosphohydrolase domain-containing protein: MKQFEKLLTLAKKLRSPTGCPWDRKQTIRSLAESLEEEADEVLVAIKKGDALNLEEELGDLLFNIVMITTIASEEKKFRMSGVLRKIEQKIIARHSWVFGKDAKKVKTAEDALRLWRENKEKIKAAKISQAEKARKKTVGKR, from the coding sequence ATGAAACAATTTGAAAAACTGCTCACGCTGGCAAAAAAATTGCGCTCCCCGACCGGCTGTCCCTGGGACCGCAAACAGACGATTCGCTCGCTCGCCGAAAGCCTCGAAGAAGAGGCGGACGAGGTTTTGGTAGCGATTAAAAAGGGCGATGCTCTGAACCTAGAAGAAGAACTCGGCGATTTACTTTTCAATATCGTCATGATTACGACGATTGCGAGTGAGGAAAAGAAATTTAGAATGTCCGGAGTCTTGCGGAAAATCGAGCAGAAAATCATCGCGCGGCACAGCTGGGTTTTCGGCAAAGACGCGAAAAAGGTCAAAACTGCCGAAGACGCTTTGCGACTCTGGCGTGAGAATAAGGAAAAAATTAAGGCCGCAAAAATTTCGCAAGCCGAAAAAGCGCGTAAAAAAACGGTCGGAAAACGATAA
- the uppS gene encoding polyprenyl diphosphate synthase, with protein MHLNSFHLAIILDGNRRWAQKRGLPRLLGHRRGVENLRKLLPVFIASGITHLTAYALSTENLRERNTTELKNLFQLIEKFAKDDKIFFEHEIRLEVFGELKNFPSSTKKALQNLIAKTHKHEKLVLNLALGYGSRAEIIRAANALIKAGKRATEKNFSQELFSSDQPEPDLLIRTGGTKRLSNFLLWQLAYAELFFSEKMWPEFDAAELEKALEFFRAQQRNFGK; from the coding sequence TTGCACTTAAATTCTTTTCATCTCGCGATCATCCTCGACGGCAATCGCCGCTGGGCGCAAAAACGCGGTCTGCCTCGCCTGCTCGGTCATCGCCGCGGCGTGGAGAATTTGCGGAAACTCCTGCCAGTTTTCATCGCGAGTGGCATCACCCACCTCACGGCTTACGCGCTCTCGACCGAGAATTTGCGGGAACGCAATACCACTGAACTCAAAAACCTTTTTCAGCTGATTGAAAAATTTGCCAAGGACGACAAGATTTTTTTTGAACATGAAATCCGGCTCGAAGTTTTTGGCGAGCTGAAAAATTTTCCCAGCTCGACGAAGAAGGCTCTGCAAAATCTAATTGCCAAAACGCATAAACACGAAAAATTGGTACTCAATCTCGCGCTCGGTTACGGCAGCCGCGCCGAAATCATCCGCGCCGCCAATGCTTTAATTAAAGCCGGAAAACGCGCGACGGAGAAAAATTTTTCCCAAGAATTATTTTCCAGTGATCAGCCCGAACCGGATTTACTAATCCGCACGGGCGGAACGAAAAGATTGTCGAATTTTTTACTTTGGCAGCTCGCTTACGCCGAACTTTTTTTCTCGGAAAAAATGTGGCCGGAATTCGATGCTGCCGAATTGGAAAAAGCGCTAGAGTTTTTCCGCGCGCAACAGCGTAATTTTGGCAAATGA